The Thermomicrobiales bacterium genome contains the following window.
AGGTCCGCGGTGATATTCACGCAGCCGTTGGAGAGGCCATCGATCGGCGCGGCGAACGGCACGACGACGGGTCCGTTCGCGCCGGCTGCGCCTTTGTGGATGTGAGCGGCGGTCGCCGCGTCGGTTGCCGAGACACTCAGTCGATAGCAGAGCTGGCTGGTCACGAGGTCGATCCGGATCTTGGCGAACCCGAAGCCGCCGGCAGCCCCCTCGTTTGAGGCGTTCAGTGTCGCCCGGAGTACGACGGACGTGCCGATACCGCCCTGGGCGGACGCGACCCCCGGCGCGAAGAGTGCGAGAACGGCGGCTACGACGAAGACGAAGCGACGATGAAGCATGTGACGCTCCCGTTCCCTGAGAGGCCGACGATCGCATGATCGTCAGCCTGTGCTGTGATGTATGCTCCTCAATATATGTCCCATTGATGCATTGTCAATATCCACGCGGATTACAGTGTTGGCAGGCGAGTGCGTCTGTTGTCGCGCCTGCCACAACCGGTATATCAGTTCTCCTGCCAGATCGGGACTCATGGCGGCAAGAGATCACGCACCGCCGGTACGTTCGGCCAGAACTGGCGAGAGGAGCGCGACGCATCTGCCAACCAGTGGCTGGAGTGTGACTGGCCGCCGGCTCGATACCGAATGCGCCAGCTATTGACTTCTCGATGACGACGCGATCCGTTGTTCCTACAATCTGGCAAGTGATCGTGCTTTCGTCCTGAAGGAGTAGTTCGCTATGCACGTTTACCTTGAGACCGAACGGTTGATCCTGCGCCGATTCACGCCGGAGGACGTCGAACTGCTCGTTGAGCTCGACGCCGACCCCGAGGTCATGCGCTACCTGAGCGGCGGGCAGCCGACGCCGCGCGAGGCAATCGAGCGCGACATCATGCCGGCCTGGCTGCGTCACTACGAGCGCGGCAACGACCTCGGCTTCTGGGCCGCGATCGAGAAAGAGAGCGGCGCGTTCCTCGGCTGGTTTCACTTCCGGCCGACCGACGAGGCCGGCGAGGTCGAGCTGGGCTATCGGTTGCGCCGCGCTGCCTGGGGCAAGGGGTATGCGACCGAGGGCTCGCAGGCGCTGATCGACAAAGGCTTTCGGGAACTGGGCATCCAGCGAGTCGTTGCTTCGACCTACCAGGACAATATTGGCTCGCGGCGGGTGATGGAGAAGCTGGGCATGACCCACGTCCGGACATTCCGCATGAGTCCCGAGGAGCTTTCCGAGGACGGCATCTACGATCCAGTGATGTCGGCAGCCGCCTTCCCCGGCGACGATGTCGAGTACGCGCTGGATCGGGCAGACTGGGAGCGCCAGCAGCCACTGCCCTTGTGACGATCCTGCAACGAATACTCCCGACTTAATAACGCGCCCGTAATGCCTCCTGACCTAGCCTGTTCTTGAGAGCCGACGCTGCGCGACGTCGCCGGCGGTCGTATGCCAGTGTCGGATGAGACAGGAAGGTGAAAGATGGCTGGATATGTGATCGATATTGAGCGGAAGACCCTGGAGAATCCGTATTTCCGTGAGGTGCTGTTCACCGCGCCACACCTGCAGCTCGTCGTGATGACGCTGCAGCCGGGCGAGGATATCGGGCAAGAGACGCACGACGACGGCGATCAGTTCTTCCGCGTCGAGGCAGGCGAGGGCGAGGCGTTGCTGGACGGCGAGCGCCACCCGTTGCGCGACGGCTCGATCGTCGTTATCCCGGCCGGGGTCGAGCACAACATCTCCAATACCTCGGCCAGTGAGCCACTTCGCGTCTACACGATTTACACCCCGCCGGAACACCCGGACGGCACGGTTCACCGCACGAAGGCCGAGGCCGACGAATACGCGAAGACGCATCACCACTAGGCCTCGCTGACACGGCCGGCGCTGATTCGCTGTATCCTGCCCCATCAACGCATGATGGGGCAGGTAGCGATTGGAGCATGGAAATGACCGCATCAGCCCGTAAGGTGCGCGTCGCCGTAGTCCAGGCAGCGTCGGTGATGTTCGACCGCGAGGCGACGGTCGAGAAGGCAGTCGGACTGATCGCCGAGGCGGCGGCCGGCGGCGCGCGGCTGGTCGTCTTTCCCGAGGCGCTCGTGCCGGCTTATCCCCGCGGCCTCAGCTTCGGCTCCATCGTCGGCAACCGCAGCGATGAGGGGCGCAGGATCTACGCCCGCTATCTCAACAACGCCGTCGTGATCCCATCTCCGGCAACCGATCGGCTAGGGCAGGCAGCCCGCGAGGCGGGCGTCTGGCTGGCGATCGGCGTGATCGAGCGCGAGCCGGCCGGCGGGACGCTCTACTGCACGCTGCTCTACTTCGGACCGGACGGCGCGATTCTCGGCAAGCACCGCAAGCTGAAGCCGACGGCCTCTGAGCGGCTGATCTGGGGCGAGGGAGACGGCAGCACGATGCCGGTGCTGGAGACCGAGATCGGGCGGATCGGCGGGCTGATCTGCTGGGAGAACTACATGCCGCTGGCGCGGGCCGCGCTCTACCAGAAGGGCATTGAGCTCTACCTCGCGCCAACCGCTGACGCTCGTGAGCGCTGGCAGGCGACGATGCGTCACGTCGCGCTGGAGGGGCGCTGCTTCGTGCTGGCCTGCAACCAGTACACGACGAAGAGCATGTACCCGACCGACCTTGGACCGGAGGCGCTGAGCGACCTCGAACAGCAGCCGGAGGTGCTCTGCCGCGGCGGCAGCGCGATCATCTCGCCACTCGGCGATTACCTGGCCGGCCCGCTCTACGACGGTGAGGGCATCCTCTACGCCGACCTCGACCACGACGACCTGGCGGCCTCGCGCTTCGACTTCGATCCCGTCGGTCACTATGCCCGGCCGGACGTCTTCACCCTTACTGTCGACGAGACGGCGCGCTGGTAGCGGCGAGGAGCGTGGGGGAGCGAGTTGGTGCTACGATGACCACTTGGCGGTTGGCTCGATGCAGGAGACGATGATGGTGAACGATCTACCCCTCGTCCCTCATTCCCCGCCCGCCATCCCTCCGCCCTGGCGCGTCGTGCTGTTTACCGACTTCGCCGGCGAGGCGGTCATCATGGCCCGGCAGCTGCTGGAGGCAATGGGCCACAAGCTGGTCGGCATCGTCACCTCGCCGGGGCCGAGGGGGCGCGGGCGGGGCACGCATCTGGACATCGTCGCGGCCGCGCCACGCGGGACGGACGTGCTCGTCTCGAATCGTCCGGCGCATTGGGCGGCGATGCTCGCGCCACTGCGGCCGGATCTGATCGTCTCCGCGTCGTTCCCGTGGGTCATCCCCGACGACGTGATCGCGCTGCCCCGGCTGGGGGCGATCAACCTGCACGGCGGCCTGCTGCCGGAGCGGCGCGGCCCGAACAGCTTCGGCTGGGCGTATCGACTGGGCGATCCGGAGGTTGGGTTTACCGTCCACTGGCTCGAATCCGGTCTCGACACCGGGCCGATCCTGGGCCAGCTTCGCGTGCCGACCGGCGATGGATACTTCGATGAGCTGCTTCCGACGCTGTTCGCGCAACTGCCGGGGCTGATGGCAGGAGCGTTGGCGAAGGTCGCGGCCGGCGACTCGGGTGCGTTGCAAGACGAGACGCAGGCGTTCTATGCCGGCGACTTCGACGAGGAGTACCGCCTGATCGACTGGACGCGGCCGGCCGGTGAGGTCCACAACCAGTGTCGCGCCTGGATGGCGCTCGGTCGGGGAGGCAATCCCGGCGCGATTGGCGTCGGCGATGGCCTGCCTGTCCGTCTGATGCGGACGCGCACTGTCCCCGGCGACCCCGCCGCTTCCGCCGGCACGCTGCTCGCGCGCGACGGCGATATGCTGACGGTGCAGTGTGGTGACGGGGCGCTATTGGTGCTGGAGCACGCGCCGGTGGCGGCCCCGGCTGAATGAGGGAGTAGATTCCGTGAGCCTGTCGTTATCCGTCCTGGACCTGACCCCGGTGCCATCTGGCGTGACTGGCGCTCAGGCGTTGGCGAACACAATCGACCTCGCCCGTCATGCCGAGCGGCTGGGCTACCACCGCGTCTGGCTCGCAGAACATCACAACCTGCCGAGTGTCGCTTCATCCGCGCCGGAGATCATGATCGGCCAGATCGGCCGCGAGACCTCGCGCATCCGCATCGGCTCCGGCGGCGTTATGCTGCCGAACCACTCGCCGCTGAAGGTGGCCGAGTGGTTCCGAGTGCTGGAGGGGCTCTTCCCCGGCCGGGTGGATCTCGGAATCGGCCGCGCGCCCGGCACTGACCAGATGACGGCGCTGGCGCTGCGCCGCTCGCGCGAGGCGGTGGTGTCCGATGACTTCCCTGCCCAGCTTGCCGAGCTCCTGGCCTTTGACACCGGCGCATTCCCCGAGAATCATCCGTTTCGATCGATCATCGCGATGCCGGCCGATATTGCCCTGCCGCCGATCTACCTGCTCGGCTCCAGCGGATACAGTGGCCACTACGCCGCCGTGATCGGCGTTGGCTTCGCCTTTGCCCATCACATCAACAACCGCGATGCCGCCGAAGTAATGCGAACCTACCGGGCGAACTTCCAGCCCTCGGAACGGTTCAAGGCCCCATACGCGATCCTGGGGACTTCCGTCCTCTGCGCGGAGACGGACGAGGAGGCGGACGAGCTGGCCGTTTCGATGGACCTGTCGTTCCTGCGCATTCAGCGCAACGAGCGCGGGCCGCTGCCCAGTCCGGAGGATGTCGCGGCGTGGCAGCCGACGGCGGAGGAGCGCGAGCGCATCAAGGCGAACCGCGATCGCTTCACGATCGGCTCGCCCGCGACAGTGAAGGCGAAGATCCTCGCCCTGGCTGAGGAGACCGGCGCCGACGAAGTGATGATCACCACCAGCGTCCACTCCCACGCCGCCCGCGTCCGCTCCTACGAGCTGATCGCCGAGGCGTTCGGGCTTGGCGAGGGCTGAGGAGATTGAATCGGCTGTCAACGTCAAAATGGCATATACGTTGGCGCGACAGCCACCCCCGTTTCTTTGTCAGCTTGAGCGCGCACGCGAAAGATCTCTCATGCGTTGGACTGTATCGCGCGGGGGGAGATCCTTCACTGCGGTTCAGGATGACAAGACAAACAGGTGGCTGCCGATCGGACAGTCTGACGTTGACAGCCCACTCAGGATGACGAAGGAACGGGTCAGTTTCCGTCATAGCCGGTTCGCCACTTTGACGTTGACAACCCATTGAGAGTGGGAGATGAGCGCATTCAGCGTGTCGTCTCCCGCTTCTGCGACAGATCATTGTCTCCAGACATGCATGAGCGCGCGATTGACAATGATGATGGCAGTCAATGCGATTGCTGCACCAGGGTGACCGGTTGCCAGTAGCGCCGCCACTCCGCTGCCGAAGACGGCGATCTCCACCAGCAGATGGGCCGGCCCGGACAGCGCGAACGACGCCTTCGGCGCGCCGAACAGCGTCCAGATCGCCGCGACCACTATGGTCGTCAGCATAGCCAGGCCGATTCGCGTGGTCTGGCTGTTCCCTGCCCGGTAGCCCCAATACCCGACCAGCGCCAGCACGCACAGCTCCAGCAGGAAACGGATCGCGAGGTTCGAGCTCTTCAGAATCCCCATGTTGTCTCCGACTGCAATCAATGAATCCGCGCCGGTGGAATGGGCGGTAGTATCGCCGGAGTGAGAGGCATCTTGCGCGGCACAGCAGGCGAGATAGCCAGAGGCAGAATACGCCGGGTAGTTGCGACTTCCAGCCGGCGCTGTGCGATGTATCATTCACGATCGAAGTAACCCTGAACCATCACACTCTGGACGGTCGATGAGCCAGGCCACGTGGCGACGATGGCGTCTCGCTGCAAGCGGGTGCGTGTCTTCGCGAATCGCCGGCCGGGCGTGGGAAGGCGGAGCATGTCGTGGGAGTAGCAATTGCCAGCATGTTGCCGATGGCAGTGGCCGTCGCAGTCAGCCCGATCCAGATCATCGCCGTTATTCTAATATTGCTCTCCCCACGGGCAAAGACGGCCGGCCCGACGTTCCTCATTGGTTGGCTCGTCGGAATGATCGTCATCGGCGGTCTGGCGCTGGCGCTATCCGACTCGATCGGGGTCGGCCGCAAGGCCAGCGGTCCATCGACAATCGGCGCGCTGCTCCAACTGGCCCTTGGTGCATTGCTCCTGCTCCTCGCGGTGAAGCAGTGGCGCAGTTACAGATCGAAGACGGAGGAGAAAGCGCTGCCTGGATGGATGGCCGGGATCAGCAGCGCCTCGCCAATCCGGGCTGCCGGAATGGGCGCTGCGCTCTCTGGTGTGAACCCGAAGATCGTGGTGTTCACCATCGGCGCCAGCGTTTCGATCGCCCAGGCCGGCGCGTCGACCGCCGTCGAGCTTGTCGCGCTCGCCATCTTCATCATCCTCGGCAGCATAACGGTGATCGTGCCGGTCACCTGGCGTCTGGCCTCGCCGGATCGGTCCAGCGCCGTGCTGGCGACGTGGCACGACTGGCTCGTCAGGAACAACGCCGTTGTGATGGCGATCCTTCTGCTGGTGTTCGGCGCGCACCTGGTCGGCAACGGGGTTACCGCGCTGGTCAGCTGAACAGCGCGCCCGGCTTGCCGCAGGCCTGGCTATCCACGTATTGCCAGCAGGGCAGGCCGGATATCATCGTGGTGAGCGTCGACACCGGACGATGGTCGACGAGCAGGAGACGATGATGATCGACCATCTCGCAATTGCGACGGTAACGGCCACACTCGTCGATCTGTTGCGCGGGCCAGTCCAGACGGCTGTTGCTGGCGCGACGGTCTGGCCCGACTGGCCACCGGGCGAGGATGCCG
Protein-coding sequences here:
- a CDS encoding LLM class flavin-dependent oxidoreductase gives rise to the protein MSLSLSVLDLTPVPSGVTGAQALANTIDLARHAERLGYHRVWLAEHHNLPSVASSAPEIMIGQIGRETSRIRIGSGGVMLPNHSPLKVAEWFRVLEGLFPGRVDLGIGRAPGTDQMTALALRRSREAVVSDDFPAQLAELLAFDTGAFPENHPFRSIIAMPADIALPPIYLLGSSGYSGHYAAVIGVGFAFAHHINNRDAAEVMRTYRANFQPSERFKAPYAILGTSVLCAETDEEADELAVSMDLSFLRIQRNERGPLPSPEDVAAWQPTAEERERIKANRDRFTIGSPATVKAKILALAEETGADEVMITTSVHSHAARVRSYELIAEAFGLGEG
- a CDS encoding formyltransferase family protein — its product is MNDLPLVPHSPPAIPPPWRVVLFTDFAGEAVIMARQLLEAMGHKLVGIVTSPGPRGRGRGTHLDIVAAAPRGTDVLVSNRPAHWAAMLAPLRPDLIVSASFPWVIPDDVIALPRLGAINLHGGLLPERRGPNSFGWAYRLGDPEVGFTVHWLESGLDTGPILGQLRVPTGDGYFDELLPTLFAQLPGLMAGALAKVAAGDSGALQDETQAFYAGDFDEEYRLIDWTRPAGEVHNQCRAWMALGRGGNPGAIGVGDGLPVRLMRTRTVPGDPAASAGTLLARDGDMLTVQCGDGALLVLEHAPVAAPAE
- a CDS encoding GNAT family N-acetyltransferase codes for the protein MHVYLETERLILRRFTPEDVELLVELDADPEVMRYLSGGQPTPREAIERDIMPAWLRHYERGNDLGFWAAIEKESGAFLGWFHFRPTDEAGEVELGYRLRRAAWGKGYATEGSQALIDKGFRELGIQRVVASTYQDNIGSRRVMEKLGMTHVRTFRMSPEELSEDGIYDPVMSAAAFPGDDVEYALDRADWERQQPLPL
- a CDS encoding GAP family protein, with the translated sequence MGVAIASMLPMAVAVAVSPIQIIAVILILLSPRAKTAGPTFLIGWLVGMIVIGGLALALSDSIGVGRKASGPSTIGALLQLALGALLLLLAVKQWRSYRSKTEEKALPGWMAGISSASPIRAAGMGAALSGVNPKIVVFTIGASVSIAQAGASTAVELVALAIFIILGSITVIVPVTWRLASPDRSSAVLATWHDWLVRNNAVVMAILLLVFGAHLVGNGVTALVS
- a CDS encoding carbon-nitrogen hydrolase family protein, which translates into the protein MTASARKVRVAVVQAASVMFDREATVEKAVGLIAEAAAGGARLVVFPEALVPAYPRGLSFGSIVGNRSDEGRRIYARYLNNAVVIPSPATDRLGQAAREAGVWLAIGVIEREPAGGTLYCTLLYFGPDGAILGKHRKLKPTASERLIWGEGDGSTMPVLETEIGRIGGLICWENYMPLARAALYQKGIELYLAPTADARERWQATMRHVALEGRCFVLACNQYTTKSMYPTDLGPEALSDLEQQPEVLCRGGSAIISPLGDYLAGPLYDGEGILYADLDHDDLAASRFDFDPVGHYARPDVFTLTVDETARW
- a CDS encoding YrdB family protein; amino-acid sequence: MIHRTAPAGSRNYPAYSASGYLACCAAQDASHSGDTTAHSTGADSLIAVGDNMGILKSSNLAIRFLLELCVLALVGYWGYRAGNSQTTRIGLAMLTTIVVAAIWTLFGAPKASFALSGPAHLLVEIAVFGSGVAALLATGHPGAAIALTAIIIVNRALMHVWRQ
- a CDS encoding cupin domain-containing protein, which translates into the protein MAGYVIDIERKTLENPYFREVLFTAPHLQLVVMTLQPGEDIGQETHDDGDQFFRVEAGEGEALLDGERHPLRDGSIVVIPAGVEHNISNTSASEPLRVYTIYTPPEHPDGTVHRTKAEADEYAKTHHH